The Bombus vancouverensis nearcticus chromosome 9, iyBomVanc1_principal, whole genome shotgun sequence genome includes a window with the following:
- the Mhc gene encoding myosin heavy chain isoform X3, translating to MPKPKPQEGEDPDPTPYLFVSLEQKRIDQTKPYDAKKACWVPDEKEGYVLGEIKATKGDIVSVTLPGGESKDFKKDQLQQVNPPKYEKAEDMSNLTYLNDASVLHNLKQRYYAKLIYTYSGLFCVAINPYKRFPVYTHRCAKLYRGKRRNEVPPHIFAISDGAYVNMLTNSENQSMLITGESGAGKTENTKKVIAYFATVGASTKKADDTSQKKGSLEDQVVQTNPVLEAFGNAKTVRNDNSSRFGKFIRIHFGPTGKLAGADIETYLLEKARVISQQALERSYHIFYQMMSGSVPGLKEMCCLSNDIHEYYFVSQGKTTIPNVDDGEECTLTDQAFDVLGFTQEEKNDIYKITAAVMHMGGMKFKQRGREEQAEADGTEEGERVAKLLGCDCADLYKNLLKPRIKVGNEFVTQGRNKDQVAYSVGAMSKAMFDRLFKWLVKKCNETLDTQQKRQHFIGVLDIAGFEIFDYNGFEQLCINFTNEKLQQFFNHHMFVLEQEEYKKEGIVWQFIDFGMDLAACIELIEKPMGILSILEEESMFPKATDKTFEEKLNNNHLGKSPNFLKPKPPKPGQQAAHFAIGHYAGNVPYNITGWLEKNKDPLNDTVVDQFKKSSNKLLIEIFADHPGQSGDAGGGGGAKGGRGKKGGGFSTVSSSYREQLNNLMTTLRATQPHFVRCIIPNEMKQPGVIDSHLVMHQLTCNGVLEGIRICRKGFPNRMVYPDFKLRYKILAPQAVTKLGADPKKAAEAILEASGLDPDQYRLGHTKVFFRAGVLGQMEELRDERLSKIVSWMQAYIRGYLSRKDYKKLQDQRLALVVVQRNLRKYLQIRTWPWWKLWQKVKPLLNVTRIEDELAALEEKARKAQEAFEKEEKLRKELEEQNTKLVSERNALQRQLDGEKGSLSEYMEKSLKLAAQKADIESQLQDLNDRFKEEEDARNNLFQNKKKLEQEVAGLKKDIEDLELNLQKSEQDKATKDHQIRNLNDEIAHQDELINKLNKEKKNQGEVNQKTAEELQAAEDKVNHLNKVKVKLEHTLDELEDSLEREKKSRADVEKAKRKVEGDLKLTQEAVADLERNKKELEQTIQRKDKELSSLTAKLEDEQSLVGKLQKQIKELQARIEELEEEIEAERGSRVKAEKQRSDLARELEELGERLEEAGGATSAQIELNKKREAELSKLRRDLEEANIQHEATLASLRKKHNDAVAEMGEQIDTLNKLKARVEKDKVQYFSELNDMRASVDQLSNEKAAQEKIVKQLQHQLNETQGKLEEVNRTLNDFDAAKKKLSIENSDLLRQLEEAESQVSQLSKIKISLTTQLEDTKRLADEESRERATLLGKFRNLEHDLDNIREQVEEEAEGKADLQRQLSKANAEAQLWRTKYESEGVARAEELEEAKRKLQARLAEAEETIESLNQKVIALEKTKQRLSTEVEDLQIEVDRATAIANAAEKKQKAFDKIIGEWKLKVDDLAAELDASQKECRNYSTELFRLRGAYEEGQEQLEAVRRENKNLADEVKDLLDQIGEGGRNIHEIEKARKRLEAEKDELQAALEEAEAALEQEENKVLRSQLELSQVRQEIDRRIQEKEEEFENTRKNHQRALDSMQASLEAEAKGKAEALRMKKKLEADINELEIALDHANKANAEAQKNIKRYQQQLKDVQTALEEEQRARDEARELLGISERRANALQNELEESRTLLEQADRGRRQAEQELADCHEQLNELGAQNASISAAKRKLEAELQTLHSDLDELLNEAKNSEEKAKKAMVDAARLADELRAEQDHAQTQEKLRKALETQIKELQVRLDEAEANALKGGKKAIQKLEQRVRELENELDGEQRRHADAQKNLRKSERRIKELSFQADEDRKNHERMQDLVDKLQQKIKTYKRQIEEAEEIAALNLAKFRKAQQELEEAEERADLAEQAITKFRTKGRGGSAARGLSPAPHRPAFKPQLDGSAFPPRFDLQPDGEL from the exons AGCAAGGACTTCAAAAAGGACCAGCTGCAGCAAGTAAATCCACCGAAATATGAAAAAGCCGAGGATATGTCGAATTTAACTTACCTCAACGATGCTTCGGTCCTCCACAATTTGAAACAACGTTATTACGCCAAACTCATCTAC ACGTACTCTGGCCTCTTCTGTGTAGCTATCAATCCCTACAAAAGATTTCCCGTATATACTCATAGATGCGCCAAACTTTATCGAGGCAAAAGACGTAACGAAGTGCCACCGCACATTTTTGCCATTTCTGATGGAGCCTATGTCAATATGCTTACCA ACAGTGAAAATCAATCCATGTTGATTACCGGCGAATCTGGTGCCGGAAAAACTGAGAATACGAAGAAAGTAATCGCGTATTTCGCCACTGTCGGTGCCTCGACTAAGAAAGCCGACGACACTTCCCAGAAGAAAGGTTCCCTGGAAGATCAGGTGGTGCAAACCAATCCTGTCTTGGAAGCGTTCGGTAATGCTAAAACCGTCCGTAATGACAACTCCTCGCGTTTC GGTAAATTCATCCGTATTCACTTTGGCCCCACTGGAAAATTGGCTGGTGCCGATATCGAGACCT ATCTATTGGAGAAAGCTCGTGTCATCTCTCAACAGGCTCTTGAACGTTCTTATCACATCTTCTACCAAATGATGTCAGGCTCGGTCCCCGGTTTGAAGG AAATGTGCTGCCTCTCGAATGACATCCACGAGTACTACTTCGTCTCTCAAGGCAAGACTACGATTCCAAATGTCGACGACGGCGAGGAGTGTACTTTGACCGAC CAAGCTTTCGATGTATTGGGCTTCACTCAAGAAGAAAAGAACGACATTTACAAGATCACCGCTGCCGTCATGCACATGGGTGGTATGAAGTTCAAGCAAAGAGGTCGCGAAGAACAAGCCGAAGCCGACGGAACCGAG GAAGGTGAACGTGTCGCCAAACTGCTTGGTTGCGACTGTGCCGATCTTTACAAGAACTTGTTGAAACCAAGGATCAAGGTCGGTAACGAGTTCGTAACACAAGGTCGTAACAAGGATCAAGTAGCATATTCGGTGGGTGCCATGTCGAAGGCCATGTTCGACAGGCTGTTTAAGTGGTTGGTCAAAAAATGTAACGAAACCCTGGACACGCAACAAAAGAGGCAACATTTCATCGGTGTACTGGATATCGCCGGTTTTGAAATCTTCGAC TATAATGGTTTCGAGCAACTGTGTATCAACTTCACCAATGAGAAACTGCAACAATTCTTCAATCATCACATGTTTGTCCTTGAGCAAGAGGAGTATAAGAAAGAGGGTATCGTCTGGCAATTCATTGACTTCGGAATGGACTTGGCTGCCTGTATCGAGCTGATCGAGAAG CCTATGGGTATCCTCTCCATTCTTGAAGAAGAATCTATGTTCCCGAAAGCCACTGACAAGACCTTCGAGGAGAAATTGAACAACAATCACCTTGGCAAGAGTCCTAACTTCTTGAAGCCTAAACCGCCAAAACCAGGCCAGCAAGCAGCTCACTTTGCTATCGGCCATTATGCCGGAAAT GTACCATACAACATCACGGGTTGGCTGGAAAAGAACAAGGACCCGTTGAACGACACTGTTGTGGATCAGTTCAAGAAATCCAGTAATAAACTGCTGATCGAGATCTTCGCTGACCATCCTGGACAGTCTGGTGATGccggtggcggcggcggtgcGAAAGGTGGACGTGGTAAGAAGGGCGGTGGTTTCTCGACGGTATCATCGTCCTATAGGGAACAATTGAACAACCTGATGACTACTCTGAGAGCTACCCAACCACACTTCGTCCGTTGTATCATCCCCAACGAAATGAAGCAGCCTGGTGTCATAGATTCTCATCTCGTCATGCATCAGTTGACTTGTAACGGTGTACTTGAAGGCATCCGTATTTGTCGTAAAGGATTCCCCAACAGAATGGTCTATCCTGACTTCAAGCTACG GTACAAGATTCTGGCACCACAAGCAGTCACGAAGTTGGGTGCTGACCCGAAGAAGGCTGCAGAGGCGATTTTGGAGGCATCCGGCCTCGACCCCGATCAATATCGTCTTGGACACACCAAG gTGTTCTTCCGTGCCGGAGTCCTGGGTCAGATGGAAGAACTTCGTGACGAGCGACTTAGCAAAATCGTATCTTGGATGCAAGCCTACATCAGAGGTTACTTGTCCAGAAAAGACTACAAGAAACTGCAAGATCAACGTTTGGCTTTGGTCGTCGTACAAAGGAACTTGAGGAAATACTTGCAAATTCGTACTTGGCCATGGTGGAAATTGTGGCAGAAAGTTAAGCCCCTTCTCAACGTTACTCGTATCGAGGACGAGCTTGCC GCGCTCGAGGAGAAAGCGAGAAAAGCTCAGGAAGCCTtcgaaaaggaagagaaactGCGCAAGGAACTCGAAGAGCAGAACACGAAACTTGTCTCCGAAAGGAATGCCTTGCAACGACAACTGGATGGTGAAAAAGGTTCCCTCTCGGAATATATGGAGAAATCTCTGAAATTGGCCGCTCAGAAAGCCGATATCGAGTCACAACTTCAG GATCTGAATGACAGattcaaagaagaagaagatgccAGGAACAATCTCTTCCAAAATAAGAAGAAACTCGAACAAGAAGTGGCAGGTCTAAAGAAAGACATTGAGGACCTCGAGCTTAACCTACAGAAATCAGAGCAAGATAAGGCGACGAAGGACCACCAGATCCGCAATTTGAACGACGAGATCGCTCATCAAGACGAACTGATCAATAAATTgaacaaagagaaaaagaatcaaGGTGAAGTTAATCAGAAAACTGCCGAAGAGCTTCAAGCTGCCGAAGATAAAGTCAATCACTTGAACAAAGTCAAAGTCAAACTCGAGCACACTCTTGACGAACTCGAAGATTCCCTCGAACGTGAAAAGAAATCACG AGCCGACGTAGAGAAAGCTAAACGAAAGGTGGAAGGCGACTTGAAACTTACACAGGAAGCTGTTGCTGACCTCGAGAGAAATAAGAAGGAACTCGAACAAACCATTCAACGTAAGGACAAGGAATTATCGTCTTTGACCGCTAAACTTGAAGACGAACAGTCGTTAGTAGGCAaattacagaaacaaattaagGAATTACAAGCCCGTATCGAAGAACTGGAAGAAGAG ATCGAAGCTGAGCGTGGTTCTCGCGTGAAAGCTGAGAAACAGCGCAGTGACTTGGCACGAGAACTCGAGGAACTTGGTGAACGTCTCGAGGAAGCTGGCGGTGCCACCTCTGCCCAAATTGAACTCAACAAGAAGAGAGAAGCCGAACTTAGCAAGCTGCGCAGAGACCTCGAGGAAGCCAACATTCAACACGAAGCCACTCTTGCGAGTTTACGCAAAAAGCACAACGATGCCGTTGCCGAAATGGGAGAACAAATTGATACGCTTAACAAACTCAAGGCCAG AGTTGAAAAGGACAAGGTTCAATACTTCAGCGAATTAAACGACATGCGCGCGTCGGTAGATCAACTAAGCAACGAGAAG GCTGCCCAAGAAAAGATCGTGAAACAATTGCAACACCAATTAAACGAAACCCAAGGAAAACTGGAGGAAGTGAACCGTACTCTGAATGACTTCGATGCTGCGAAGAAGAAACTGTCGATCGAAAACAGTGATCTGCTACGACAATTAGAGGAAGCCGAATCGCAAGTTAGTCAGCTTTCGAAGATCAAGATTTCGCTGACAACGCAGCTCGAAGACACGAAACGATTGGCTGATGAAGAATCGAGAGAACGCGCTACTCTCCTTGGCAAGTTCCGTAACTTGGAACACGATTTGGATAACATTCGTGAACAAGTGGAAGAGGAAGCCGAAGGTAAAGCGGATCTTCAGAGGCAACTTAGCAAGGCAAACGCCGAGGCACAATTATGGCGCACGAAATACGAATCTGAGGGCGTTGCGAGAGCGGAAGAACTCGAGGAAGCTAAGAGGAAGCTGCAGGCACGGTTGGCCGAAGCGGAGGAAACCATCGAATCCCTCAACCAAAAGGTTATCGCTCTCGAGAAGACGAAACAGAGATTGTCGACGGAGGTAGAGGACTTACAGATCGAAGTGGATCGCGCGACCGCGATCGCCAACGCCGCCGAAAAGAAACAGAAGGCCTTTGATAAGATTATCGGCGAATGGAAACTCAAAGTGGACGATCTCGCCGCCGAACTCGATGCCAGTCAGAAGGAATGCCGCAATTACAGCACGGAATTGTTCAGGCTCAGAG GTGCGTACGAAGAAGGTCAAGAACAGTTGGAAGCAGTACGTCGCGAGAACAAGAATCTAGCCGACGAAGTAAAAGACCTCTTGGATCAAATTGGCGAAGGTGGACGCAATATTCACGAGATCGAAAAAGCCAGGAAGCGCCTGGAGGCTGAAAAGGATGAACTTCAAGCTGCTCTAGAAGAAGCAGAGGCCGCTTTGGAACAAGAAGAGAACAAAGTATTGCGCAGTCAACTTGAACTGAGTCAAGTCAGACAAGAAATCGACCGACGTATCCAGGAGAAGGAAGAGGAATTCGAAAATACCAGAAAGAATCACCAACGTGCTCTCGATTCTATGCAGGCATCGCTCGAAGCTGAAGCTAAG GGCAAGGCCGAGGCTTTGCGCATGAAGAAAAAACTGGAAGCAGATATAAACGAATTGGAGATCGCCCTGGATCATGCGAACAAAGCGAATGCCGAAGCTCAAAAGAACATCAAGAGATACCAACAGCAGCTGAAGGATGTCCAGACCGCGCTCGAAGAAGAACAACGAGCTCGCGACGAAGCGAGAGAACTTCTTGGAATTTCGGAACGCCGGGCGAACGCGCTTCAGAACGAACTCGAAGAAAGCCGTACTCTTCTCGAACAAGCGGACCGCGGACGTCGCCAGGCTGAACAAGAATTGGCCGACTGCCACGAGCAACTCAACGAACTAGGTGCTCAGAACGCTTCCATCTCTGCTGCCAAGAGAAAACTCGAGGCTGAGCTGCAAACCCTTCAC tCTGACTTGGACGAATTGTTGAACGAAGCAAAGAACTCTGAGGAGAAAGCAAAGAAAGCCATGGTTGATGCCGCTAGATTAGCCGACGAACTTCGAGCCGAACAAGATCATGCTCAAACGCAAGAGAAGCTTCGCAAAGCACTCGAAACTCAGATCAAGGAACTCCAGGTGCGTCTCGACGAAGCTGAAGCGAATGCCCTGAAAGGTGGTAAGAAGGCAATTCAAAAACTCGAACAACGTGTTCGTGAATTGGAGAACGAACTCGATGGAGAACAGAGGAGACACGCTGACGCTCAGAAGAATCTTCGCAAGTCCGAACGTCGCATCAAGGAACTCAGCTTCCAG GCTGATGAGGACCGCAAGAACCATGAGCGCATGCAAGACCTTGTCGATAAGCTTCAACAGAAGATCAAGACCTACAAGAGGCAGATCGAGGAAGCTGAAGAAATCGCTGCTTTGAATCTCGCGAAATTCCGCAAAGCGCAACAAGAGCTCGAGGAGGCAGAGGAAAGGGCGGACCTGGCTGAACAGGCAATTACCAAGTTCCGTACTAAAGGACGCGGAGGAAGTGCTGCGCGCGGATTGAGCCCAGCG CCACACCGACCTGCGTTCAAACCCCAATTGGATGGTTCCGCATTCCCGCCACGCTTCGACCTGCAGCCCGATGGTGAACTGTAA